The Takifugu rubripes chromosome 7, fTakRub1.2, whole genome shotgun sequence genome has a segment encoding these proteins:
- the LOC115250346 gene encoding serine protease hepsin-like, translating to MSDSDYDGQDMKTKKGRKTKTLHGFNKAARISVFDSTHKRWRQVCSSSANEFLASISCEEVGFVSVVNHSVASVPEASRDGGEFFCVKQEELSYGKKIKDALFPCDCESREVLTLLCQDCGRRSFAADRIVGGVDARQGSWPWQVSLQYDGVHQCGGSIISNRWIVSAAHCFPKRYSFLNRWSVLLGSISNKPVNANVAEVKTIVYHSSYLPFVDANIDDNSRDIAVLALTQPLTFNEYIQPVCLPTHGQRLIDGQMGTITGWGNVGYFRHLADVLQEAHVPIISDAVCNAPDYYDNQITTTMFCAGYEKGGIDACQGDSGGPFVAEDCLSKTSRYRLHGVVSWGTGCAMAKKPGVYTKVSRFLPWISTAMRSYHNLPGVHKLARP from the exons ATGTCAGACAGCGACTACGATGGCCAAGACATGAAgacgaagaaaggaagaaagaccAAAACG TTGCATGGTTTTAACAAAGCAGCAAGGATCAGTGTGTTTGACTCCACCCACAAGAGGTGGCGCCAGgtgtgttcctcctcagccaatgAGTTCCTTGCTagcatcagctgtgaggaagtggGTTTTGTTAG TGTGGTGAATCACTCCGTTGCTTCAGTGccggaggccagcagagatggTGGCGAGTTCTTCTgcgtcaaacaggaagagctcagcTACGGCAAGAAAATCAAAGATGCGTTGTTCCCGTG tgACTGTGAGAGCCGGGAGGTTCTCACACTCTTGTGCCAAG ACTGCGGCAGGCGTAGTTTTGCAGCAGACCGTATAGTCGGTGGTGTAGATGCCAGGCAGGGAAGTTGGCCTTGGCAGGTGAGCCTCCAGTATGATGGAGTCCACCAGTGCGGGGGGTCCATCATCTCAAACCGCTGGATCGTCTCTGCAGCACACTGCTTCCCCAA GCGGTATAGCTTTCTTAACCGCTGGAGTGTGTTGCTGGGCTCCATCTCCAACAAACCTGTCAATGCCAACGTGGCGGAGGTTAAGACTATCGTTTACCACAGCAGCTACCTGCCCTTTGTGGATGCTAACATCGACGACAACAGCAGGGACATCGCCGTTCTCGCCCTCACCCAGCCTCTCACGTTCAACG AGTacatccagcctgtctgtctgccaacaCATGGACAAAGATTAATAGATGGGCAAATGGGAACAATTACTGGCTGGGGAAATGTCGGATACTTCA GGCACCTTGCTGATGTCCTTCAGGAGGCACATGTGCCCATCATCAGCGATGCCGTATGCAACGCTCCTGATTACTATGACAACCAGATCACCACGACCATGTTCTGTGCTGGTTATGAGAAAGGAGGCATTGATGCTTGTCAG ggagacagcggCGGTCCCTTCGTGGCAGAAGACTGTCTGTCCAAGACCAGCCGGTATCGTCTGCACGGAGTTGTGAGCTGGGGAACGGGCTGTGCTATGGCCAAGAAACCTGGCGTCTACACCAAAGTTTCCCGATTTCTTCCCTGGATATCTACAGCCATGAGG AGCTATCACAACTTACCAGGGGTGCACAAATTGGCTCGGCCATGA
- the LOC115250291 gene encoding B-cell receptor CD22-like, producing MELCRYRRILSMKSHILIILATISGAQRGSLEVTLDSDLCVLRGASAVINCRYSNPFPNTVNLVVWKKFQQVAGRWRRVSLPIFGVSSQRYRYLGNYISDCRLQINDVQHVDAGYYFFSFYTRSEKKSKTSTKLYVKELTAAVQPSSVAEGDDIRLTCVSGCPTPVDAVWFKDEQPVRNEVFVARREDTGRYHCAVWRQERVRSAPVAVNVLYPPDRVTLTISSPGNVVRGSSVVLTCHSDASPPVRNNGYSLYREGRFIGSGQTYTIPDVQPDHSGRYHCQAWNSISSRGVDHFNSSVVLLQVYYVPENISITINPAHVVWGSSVNLTCSSDANPPADTYIWYRNTNSSSSNGLQVGSGQVLSIPSMEALHSGLYLCQARNQVGGKNSTEVLLAMVDEEQRGSQTLPAVVGIGLALIVALVVALFLFCRWKKRRLHQKALDESNVIYSNIQRPDSALPDVACHTIPSSSSSQSPASIGGEVIYSLVNIKSRDLEGLSDSPDVQGSRSKGKNSIDSVIYATISPR from the exons ATGGAACTCTGTCGATATAGGCGGATTTTAAGCATGAAAAGTCATATTTTGATTATTCTTGCGACGATATCTG GTGCTCAGAGAGGATCCTTGGAAGTGACCTTGGACAGTGATCTGTGCGTTCTGAGAGGGGCGTCAGCGGTGATTAACTGCCGGTATTCCAATCCTTTTCCCAACACTGTCAACCTAGTTGTCTGGAAGAAATTCCAGCAGGTGGCTGGTCGTTGGAGGCGCGTCTCTTTGCCAATATTCGGGGTTTCCTCGCAGCGCTATCGATATTTGGGCAACTACATCAGTGACTGCCGCCTGCAGATAAATGATGTGCAACACGTCGATGCAGGGTACtactttttcagtttttacacTAGGTCCGAAAAGAAGAGTAAAACATCTACTAAGTTGTATGTAAAAg AGCTGACGGCTGCTGTGCAGCCGAGCTCCGTGGCGGAAGGCGACGACATCAGGCTGACCTGTGTGTCGGGCTGTCCCACACCAGTGGACGCTGTCTGGTTCAAGGATGAACAACCTGTAAGGAACGAGGTCTTTGTAGCCAGGCGAGAGGACACTGGCAGGTACCACTGTGCTGTCTGGAGACAAGAGAGGGTCAGATCTGCTCCCGTGGCCGTAAATGTACTGT atcctcctgacagagtgaccttgacCATCAGTTCACCCGGCAACGTCGTCAGAGGAAGTTCGGTGGTTCTCACCTGCCACAGCGACGCCAGCCCCCCGGTGAGAAACAACGGGTACAGCCTCTACAGGGAAGGGCGCTTCATCGGGTCGGGGCAGACCTACACCATCCCTGACGTGCAGCCGGATCACAGCGGGCGGTACCACTGTCAGGCCtggaacagcatcagcagcagaggggtggaCCATTTTAACTCCTCtgtggtcctcctccaggtctacT ACGTCCCGGAGAACATTTCCATTACAATTAACCCAGCCCATGTGGTGTGGGGCAGCAGTGTGAATCTGACCTGCTCCAGTGATGCTAACCCCCCTGCAGATACCTACATCTGGTACAGAaatacaaactccagcagctccaacgggCTGCAGGTGGGCTCAGGTCAGGTGTTGTCCATTCCCTCCATGGAGGCGCTGCACTCTGGACTGTACCTCTGCCAGGCCAGGAACCAAGTGGGGGGGAAGAACTCGACCGAGGTGCTGCTGGCCatggtggatgaggagcagcggg GTAGCCAGACGCTCCCAGCTGTGGTCGGAATTGGACTCGCTCTCATCGTAGCTCTTGTGGTCGCCCTCTTTTTGTTCTG caggtggaaaaaaaggcgCCTTCATCAGAAGGCGCTTGATGAATCCAACGTCATATACAGCAACATCCAAAGGCCAGACTCCGCTCTGCCAGACGTCGCTTGCCATAcgatcccttcctcctcctcctctcagtctccGGCATCCATCGGAGGCGAGGTGATCTACTCATTAGTGAACATCAAATCCAGAGATCTGGAGGGGCTGAGCGacagtccagatgtgcagggctCACG gtccaaaggaaaaaacagcattgacagtgtGATCTATGCTACAATTTCACCACGATGA
- the LOC101065267 gene encoding serine protease hepsin-like yields the protein MSDSDYDGRDMKTKKGRKTKTLHGCNKAARISLFDSTHKRWRQVCSSSANEFLASISCEEVGFVSVVNHSVASVPEASRDGGEFFCVKQEELSYGKKIKDALFPCDCESREVLTLLCQDCGRRSFAADRIVGGVDARQGSWPWQVSLQYDGVHQCGGSIISNRWIVSAAHCFPKRYSFLNRWSVLLGSISNKPVNANVAEVKTIVYHSSYLPFVDANIDDNSRDIAVLALTQPLMFNEYIQPVCLPTHGQRLIDGQMGTITGWGNVRYFRHLADVLQEAHVPIISDAVCNAPDYYDNQITTTMFCAGYEKGGIDACQGDSGGPFVAEDCLSKTSRYRLHGVVSWGTGCAMAKKPGVYTKVSRFLPWISTAMRSYHNLPGVHKLARP from the exons ATGTCAGACAGCGACTACGATGGCCGAGACATGAAgacgaagaaaggaagaaagaccAAAACG TTGCATGGTTGTAACAAAGCAGCAAGGATCAGTTTGTTTGACTCCACCCACAAGAGGTGGCGCCAGgtgtgttcctcctcagccaatgAGTTCCTTGCTagcatcagctgtgaggaagtggGTTTTGTTAG TGTGGTGAATCACTCCGTTGCTTCAGTGccggaggccagcagagatggTGGCGAGTTCTTCTgcgtcaaacaggaagagctcagcTACGGCAAGAAAATCAAAGACGCGTTGTTCCCGTG tgACTGTGAGAGCCGGGAGGTTCTCACACTCTTGTGCCAAG ACTGCGGCAGGCGTAGTTTTGCAGCAGACCGTATAGTCGGTGGTGTAGATGCCAGGCAGGGAAGTTGGCCTTGGCAGGTGAGCCTCCAGTATGATGGAGTCCACCAGTGCGGGGGGTCCATCATCTCAAACCGCTGGATCGTCTCTGCAGCACACTGCTTCCCCAA GCGGTATAGCTTTCTTAACCGCTGGAGTGTGTTGCTGGGCTCCATCTCCAACAAACCTGTCAATGCCAACGTGGCGGAGGTTAAGACTATCGTTTACCACAGCAGCTACCTGCCCTTTGTGGATGCTAACATCGACGACAACAGCAGGGACATCGCCGTTCTCGCCCTCACCCAGCCTCTCATGTTCAACG AGTacatccagcctgtctgtctgccaacaCATGGACAAAGATTAATAGATGGGCAAATGGGAACAATTACTGGCTGGGGAAATGTCAGATACTTCA GGCACCTTGCTGATGTCCTTCAGGAGGCACATGTGCCCATCATCAGCGATGCCGTATGCAACGCTCCTGATTACTACGACAACCAGATCACCACTACCATGTTCTGTGCTGGTTATGAGAAAGGAGGCATTGATGCTTGTCAG ggagacagcggCGGTCCCTTCGTGGCAGAAGACTGTCTGTCCAAGACCAGCCGGTATCGTCTGCACGGAGTTGTGAGCTGGGGAACGGGCTGTGCTATGGCCAAGAAACCTGGCGTCTACACCAAAGTTTCCCGATTCCTTCCCTGGATATCTACAGCCATGAGG AGCTATCACAACTTACCAGGGGTGCACAAATTGGCTCGGCCATGA
- the LOC115250287 gene encoding B-cell receptor CD22-like isoform X2, which produces MELCRYRRILSMRSHFLIILATISGAQRGSLEVTLDRDLCVLRGASAVINCRYSNPLTDTVTTVGWMKQYQMVGYWRPGSLPNFGASSQRYRYLGDFISDCRLQINDVQHVDAGNYSFSFLTRSEDQTSKTSTELYVKELTAAVQPSSVAEGDDIRLTCVSGCPTPVDAVWFKDGQPVRNEVFVARREDTGRYHCAVRGQERVRSAPVAVNVLYPPDRVTLTISSPGNVVRGSSVVLTCHSDARPPVRNNGYSLYREGRFIGSGQNYTIPDVQPDHSGRYHCQAWNNISSRGVDHFNSSAVLLQVYYVPENISITINPAHVVWGSSVTLTCSSDANPPADTYIWYRNTNSSSSNGSQVGSGQVLSISSMEALHSGLYLCQARNQVGGKNSTEVLLAMVDEEQRGSQTLPAVVGIGLALIVALVVALFLFYRWKKRRLHQKALDESNVIYSNIQRPDSALPDVARHTIPSSSSSQSPASMRSEVIYSLVNIKSRDLEGLSDSPDVQGSRSKGKNSIDSVIYATISPR; this is translated from the exons ATGGAACTCTGTCGATATAGGCGGATTTTAAGCATGAGAAGTCATTTTTTGATTATTCTTGCGACGATATCTG GTGCCCAGAGAGGATCCTTGGAAGTGACCTTGGACAGGGATCTGTGCGTTCTGAGAGGGGCGTCAGCGGTGATTAACTGCCGGTATTCCAATCCTTTAACCGACACTGTCACCACAGTTGGCTGGATGAAACAATATCAGATGGTTGGTTATTGGAGGCCCGGCTCTTTGCCAAATTTCGGGGCTTCCTCGCAACGCTATCGATATTTGGGCGACTTCATCAGTGACTGCCGCCTGCAGATAAATGATGTGCAACACGTCGATGCAGGGAACTACTCTTTCAGTTTTCTCACCAGGTCCGAAGATCAGACGAGTAAAACATCTACTGAGTTGTATGTAAAAg AGCTGACGGCTGCTGTGCAGCCGAGCTCCGTGGCGGAAGGCGACGACATCAGGCTGACCTGTGTGTCGGGCTGTCCCACGCCAGTGGACGCTGTCTGGTTCAAGGATGGACAACCTGTAAGGAACGAGGTCTTTGTAGCCAGGCGAGAGGACACTGGCAGGTACCACTGTGCTGTCCGGGGACAAGAGAGGGTCAGATCTGCTCCCGTGGCCGTAAATGTACTGT atcctcctgacagagtgaccttgacCATCAGTTCACCCGGGAACGTCGTCAGAGGAAGTTCGGTGGTTCTCACCTGCCACAGCGACGCCAGGCCCCCGGTGAGAAACAACGGGTACAGCCTCTACAGGGAAGGGCGCTTCATCGGGTCGGGGCAGAACTACACCATCCCTGACGTGCAGCCGGATCACAGCGGGCGGTACCACTGTCAGGCCTGgaacaacatcagcagcagaggggtggaCCATTTTAACTCCTCTgcggtcctcctccaggtctacT ACGTCCCGGAGAACATTTCCATTACAATTAACCCAGCCCATGTGGTGTGGGGCAGCAGTGTGActctgacctgctccagtgATGCTAACCCCCCTGCAGATACCTACATCTGGTACAGAaatacaaactccagcagctccaacgggTCGCAGGTGGGCTCAGGTCAGGTGTTGTCCATTTCCTCCATGGAGGCGCTGCACTCTGGACTGTACCTCTGCCAGGCCAGGAACCAAGTGGGGGGGAAGAACTCAACCGAGGTGCTGCTGGCCatggtggatgaggagcagcggg GTAGCCAGACGCTCCCAGCTGTGGTCGGAATTGGACTCGCTCTCATCGTAGCTCTCGTGGTCGCCCTCTTTTTGTTCTA caggtggaaaaaaaggcgCCTTCATCAGAAGGCGCTTGATGAATCCAACGTCATATACAGCAACATCCAAAGGCCAGACTCCGCTCTGCCAGACGTCGCTCGCCATAcgatcccttcctcctcctcctctcagtctccGGCATCCATGAGAAGCGAGGTGATCTACTCATTAGTGAACATCAAATCCAGAGATCTGGAGGGGCTGAGCGacagtccagatgtgcagggctCACG gtccaaaggaaaaaacagcatcGACAGTGTGATCTATGCTACCATTTCACCACGATGA
- the LOC115250287 gene encoding B-cell receptor CD22-like isoform X1 codes for MELCRYRRILSMRSHFLIILATISGAQRGSLEVTLDRDLCVLRGASAVINCRYSNPLTDTVTTVGWMKQYQMVGYWRPGSLPNFGASSQRYRYLGDFISDCRLQINDVQHVDAGNYSFSFLTRSEDQTSKTSTELYVKELTAAVQPSSVAEGDDIRLTCVSGCPTPVDAVWFKDGQPVRNEVFVARREDTGRYHCAVRGQERVRSAPVAVNVLYPPDRVTLTISSPGNVVRGSSVVLTCHSDARPPVRNNGYSLYREGRFIGSGQNYTIPDVQPDHSGRYHCQAWNNISSRGVDHFNSSAVLLQVYCTYLDINSTQHISDDDDVTVWDPVLLPDVPENISITINPAHVVWGSSVTLTCSSDANPPADTYIWYRNTNSSSSNGSQVGSGQVLSISSMEALHSGLYLCQARNQVGGKNSTEVLLAMVDEEQRGSQTLPAVVGIGLALIVALVVALFLFYRWKKRRLHQKALDESNVIYSNIQRPDSALPDVARHTIPSSSSSQSPASMRSEVIYSLVNIKSRDLEGLSDSPDVQGSRSKGKNSIDSVIYATISPR; via the exons ATGGAACTCTGTCGATATAGGCGGATTTTAAGCATGAGAAGTCATTTTTTGATTATTCTTGCGACGATATCTG GTGCCCAGAGAGGATCCTTGGAAGTGACCTTGGACAGGGATCTGTGCGTTCTGAGAGGGGCGTCAGCGGTGATTAACTGCCGGTATTCCAATCCTTTAACCGACACTGTCACCACAGTTGGCTGGATGAAACAATATCAGATGGTTGGTTATTGGAGGCCCGGCTCTTTGCCAAATTTCGGGGCTTCCTCGCAACGCTATCGATATTTGGGCGACTTCATCAGTGACTGCCGCCTGCAGATAAATGATGTGCAACACGTCGATGCAGGGAACTACTCTTTCAGTTTTCTCACCAGGTCCGAAGATCAGACGAGTAAAACATCTACTGAGTTGTATGTAAAAg AGCTGACGGCTGCTGTGCAGCCGAGCTCCGTGGCGGAAGGCGACGACATCAGGCTGACCTGTGTGTCGGGCTGTCCCACGCCAGTGGACGCTGTCTGGTTCAAGGATGGACAACCTGTAAGGAACGAGGTCTTTGTAGCCAGGCGAGAGGACACTGGCAGGTACCACTGTGCTGTCCGGGGACAAGAGAGGGTCAGATCTGCTCCCGTGGCCGTAAATGTACTGT atcctcctgacagagtgaccttgacCATCAGTTCACCCGGGAACGTCGTCAGAGGAAGTTCGGTGGTTCTCACCTGCCACAGCGACGCCAGGCCCCCGGTGAGAAACAACGGGTACAGCCTCTACAGGGAAGGGCGCTTCATCGGGTCGGGGCAGAACTACACCATCCCTGACGTGCAGCCGGATCACAGCGGGCGGTACCACTGTCAGGCCTGgaacaacatcagcagcagaggggtggaCCATTTTAACTCCTCTgcggtcctcctccaggtctacTGTACGTATCTGGACATAAACTCAActcaacacatttctgatgatgacgatgtgaCTGTGTGGGATCCCGTTCTTCTCCCAGACGTCCCGGAGAACATTTCCATTACAATTAACCCAGCCCATGTGGTGTGGGGCAGCAGTGTGActctgacctgctccagtgATGCTAACCCCCCTGCAGATACCTACATCTGGTACAGAaatacaaactccagcagctccaacgggTCGCAGGTGGGCTCAGGTCAGGTGTTGTCCATTTCCTCCATGGAGGCGCTGCACTCTGGACTGTACCTCTGCCAGGCCAGGAACCAAGTGGGGGGGAAGAACTCAACCGAGGTGCTGCTGGCCatggtggatgaggagcagcggg GTAGCCAGACGCTCCCAGCTGTGGTCGGAATTGGACTCGCTCTCATCGTAGCTCTCGTGGTCGCCCTCTTTTTGTTCTA caggtggaaaaaaaggcgCCTTCATCAGAAGGCGCTTGATGAATCCAACGTCATATACAGCAACATCCAAAGGCCAGACTCCGCTCTGCCAGACGTCGCTCGCCATAcgatcccttcctcctcctcctctcagtctccGGCATCCATGAGAAGCGAGGTGATCTACTCATTAGTGAACATCAAATCCAGAGATCTGGAGGGGCTGAGCGacagtccagatgtgcagggctCACG gtccaaaggaaaaaacagcatcGACAGTGTGATCTATGCTACCATTTCACCACGATGA
- the LOC115250287 gene encoding B-cell receptor CD22-like isoform X3 yields the protein MELCRYRRILSMRSHFLIILATISGAQRGSLEVTLDRDLCVLRGASAVINCRYSNPLTDTVTTVGWMKQYQMVGYWRPGSLPNFGASSQRYRYLGDFISDCRLQINDVQHVDAGNYSFSFLTRSEDQTSKTSTELYVKELTAAVQPSSVAEGDDIRLTCVSGCPTPVDAVWFKDGQPVRNEVFVARREDTGRYHCAVRGQERVRSAPVAVNVLYPPDRVTLTISSPGNVVRGSSVVLTCHSDARPPVRNNGYSLYREGRFIGSGQNYTIPDVQPDHSGRYHCQAWNNISSRGVDHFNSSAVLLQVYCTYLDINSTQHISDDDDVTVWDPVLLPDVPENISITINPAHVVWGSSVTLTCSSDANPPADTYIWYRNTNSSSSNGSQVGSGQVLSISSMEALHSGLYLCQARNQVGGKNSTEVLLAMVDEEQRGSQTLPAVVGIGLALIVALVVALFLF from the exons ATGGAACTCTGTCGATATAGGCGGATTTTAAGCATGAGAAGTCATTTTTTGATTATTCTTGCGACGATATCTG GTGCCCAGAGAGGATCCTTGGAAGTGACCTTGGACAGGGATCTGTGCGTTCTGAGAGGGGCGTCAGCGGTGATTAACTGCCGGTATTCCAATCCTTTAACCGACACTGTCACCACAGTTGGCTGGATGAAACAATATCAGATGGTTGGTTATTGGAGGCCCGGCTCTTTGCCAAATTTCGGGGCTTCCTCGCAACGCTATCGATATTTGGGCGACTTCATCAGTGACTGCCGCCTGCAGATAAATGATGTGCAACACGTCGATGCAGGGAACTACTCTTTCAGTTTTCTCACCAGGTCCGAAGATCAGACGAGTAAAACATCTACTGAGTTGTATGTAAAAg AGCTGACGGCTGCTGTGCAGCCGAGCTCCGTGGCGGAAGGCGACGACATCAGGCTGACCTGTGTGTCGGGCTGTCCCACGCCAGTGGACGCTGTCTGGTTCAAGGATGGACAACCTGTAAGGAACGAGGTCTTTGTAGCCAGGCGAGAGGACACTGGCAGGTACCACTGTGCTGTCCGGGGACAAGAGAGGGTCAGATCTGCTCCCGTGGCCGTAAATGTACTGT atcctcctgacagagtgaccttgacCATCAGTTCACCCGGGAACGTCGTCAGAGGAAGTTCGGTGGTTCTCACCTGCCACAGCGACGCCAGGCCCCCGGTGAGAAACAACGGGTACAGCCTCTACAGGGAAGGGCGCTTCATCGGGTCGGGGCAGAACTACACCATCCCTGACGTGCAGCCGGATCACAGCGGGCGGTACCACTGTCAGGCCTGgaacaacatcagcagcagaggggtggaCCATTTTAACTCCTCTgcggtcctcctccaggtctacTGTACGTATCTGGACATAAACTCAActcaacacatttctgatgatgacgatgtgaCTGTGTGGGATCCCGTTCTTCTCCCAGACGTCCCGGAGAACATTTCCATTACAATTAACCCAGCCCATGTGGTGTGGGGCAGCAGTGTGActctgacctgctccagtgATGCTAACCCCCCTGCAGATACCTACATCTGGTACAGAaatacaaactccagcagctccaacgggTCGCAGGTGGGCTCAGGTCAGGTGTTGTCCATTTCCTCCATGGAGGCGCTGCACTCTGGACTGTACCTCTGCCAGGCCAGGAACCAAGTGGGGGGGAAGAACTCAACCGAGGTGCTGCTGGCCatggtggatgaggagcagcggg GTAGCCAGACGCTCCCAGCTGTGGTCGGAATTGGACTCGCTCTCATCGTAGCTCTCGTGGTCGCCCTCTTTTTGTTCTA g